A single region of the Zootoca vivipara chromosome 2, rZooViv1.1, whole genome shotgun sequence genome encodes:
- the CBX8 gene encoding chromobox protein homolog 8 produces MELSAVGERVFAAEALLKRRIRKGRMEYLVKWKGWSQKYSTWEPEENILDARLLAAFEEREREMELYGPKKRGPKPKTFLLKAQAKAKAKTYEFRSDSARGIRVPYPGRPPQEMGSTSRAREGLRQIPLPPQSTSATATTNTSRAETIQENRIVAEEDRSEAAFKKRGPKPRKELYKDLPETADVACKRKSVEPGDKAVVDYLKARKLEEAANPGAAKFSSGHSVIQLARRREPELPSAVSSPRAEAGVKLCAPEAYPPRLTKHRADFLDPKGQSSLDLGAPKILHSSASQGGLYRDGIGTQAGRPSLIARIPVSRILGDPEEEAWSPSLNNLEKVVVTDVTSNFLTVTIKESNTDQGFFKEKR; encoded by the exons ATGGAGCTCTCCGCCGTCGGCGAGAGGGTGTTTGCGGCCGAGGCCTTGCTCAAGAGACGCATCCGCAAA GGTCGTATGGAATATCTTGTCAAATGGAAGGGCTGGTCTCAGAA ATATAGCACCTGGGAACCTGAGGAAAATATTCTAGATGCGCGTCTGCTTGCAGCTTTTGAGGAAAG GGAAAGAGAAATGGAACTTTATGGTCCTAAGAAACGAGGCCCCAAACCCAAAACATTTTTGCTAAAG GCCCAGGCAAAAGCCAAAGCTAAGACCTATGAATTCCGTAGCGACTCTGCTAGGGGAATCCGGGTGCCATACCCAGGAAGGCCCCCCCAGGAGATGGGCTCTACTTCCCGTGCTAGGGAAGGACTGAGGCAAATCCCATTGCCCCCTCAAAGCACCTCTGCCACTGCTACCACCAACACCTCCCGAGCAGAGACCATCCAGGAAAACAGGATTGTGGCAGAGGAAGACCGGTCTGAAGCAGCCTTTAAAAAGCGAGGCCCCAAGCCCAGGAAAGAGCTCTACAAAGACCTGCCTGAAACAGCTGACGTTGCCTGCAAGCGGAAATCAGTGGAACCAGGGGACAAGGCAGTGGTCGATTACCTAAAGGCCAGGAAACTGGAAGAAGCAGCTAACCCGGGCGCAGCCAAATTCAGTTCCGGACACAGTGTGATCCAGTTAGCTCGGAGACGGGAGCCTGAGTTACCCAGTGCTGTCTCCAGCCCCAGAGCAGAAGCTGGTGTTAAGCTTTGTGCACCTGAGGCCTATCCCCCCAGGCTAACAAAGCACAGGGCAGATTTCCTGGATCCGAAAGGGCAAAGTAGTTTGGACTTGGGCGCCCCTAAGATCTTGCACAGCTCTGCGAGCCAAGGCGGCTTATACCGAGATGGTATAGGGACCCAGGCTGGCAGGCCTTCTCTCATTGCCCGCATCCCTGTCTCCAGGATCCTTGGTGACCCAGAAGAGGAAGCTTGGAGCCCATCTCTCAACAACTTGGAGAAAGTGGTCGTGACTGATGTGACCTCTAATTTCTTGACAGTTACCATTAAGGAGAGCAACACAGACCAAGGGTTCTTCAAGGAAAAGCGATGA